A genomic window from Prunus persica cultivar Lovell chromosome G2, Prunus_persica_NCBIv2, whole genome shotgun sequence includes:
- the LOC109947293 gene encoding uncharacterized protein LOC109947293, whose translation MAGENYTKFTIPIHQILAQVKDKPWVRRPPPLKGDPNKRDTSKYCAFHGTHGHTMNNCFTWKAHLEELVRGGHCMEFIAKQAIRWIEDRDTAKEPPQKVIRINTILADSEESGLTSKKNKRKIKPTTVISQVSIDLPSTEDDPMIGFQKKDLIGLNMPHNDALVVSIQIA comes from the coding sequence ATGGCAGGAgagaactacaccaagttcaccatccccatacatcaaatCTTAGCCCAAGTGAAAGACAAACCTTGGGTAAGAAGACCGCCACCCTTGAAAGGAGATCCAAACAAGAGGGATACTAGCAAATACTGTGCCTTTCATGGGACGCACGGACACACGATGAACAACTGCTTTACCTGGAAAGCGCACCTTGAAGAACTCGTGAGAGGAGGTCACTGCATGGAATTCATTGCAAAGCAGGCCATCCGATGGATTGAGGATCGTGACACCGCCAAGGAGCCACCtcagaaggtcataaggattaacacaatcctagcTGATTCCGAGGAATCTGGGCTGACCagcaagaaaaataagagaaagatCAAACCGACCACTGTGATCTCCCAAGTCTCAATCGACCTTCCATCGACAGAAGACGATCCTATGATcggcttccaaaagaaagatctgatCGGCCTCAACATGCCACATAATGATGCTCTTGTTGTCAGCATTCAAATTGCCTAG